In Eriocheir sinensis breed Jianghai 21 chromosome 45, ASM2467909v1, whole genome shotgun sequence, the following proteins share a genomic window:
- the LOC126980911 gene encoding uncharacterized protein LOC126980911 isoform X23 codes for MFSKFFKQDIRRVVHGTCLVAGGTGAGASPAKVTLSLQLRGGCWRTSSRKVAVFTFQEASGHASSHALLDLEYLFRCSSKPGASDMQVKICVALRCGGKRVARADLEEFLGQLTRGGRLDSFFLYIHEEKVALLQANQPVPYPATEWLFEGAPRGTHTQVKAEAQEENDDIDELEDKHEEWKADLKLVFFPEDEDDMDELEDKHEEWKGDLKEVFSPEDEDEIDELEDKHEDWKACLEEVFTAEDEDEIEEMKDCSDDNYQEWKAYLETVFSVEDDDDEVADEATSELQEASGEVIDASDEVTSELQEASGEVIDASDEVTSELQEASGEGNDASDEVTSELQEASGEGNDASDEVTSELQEASGEVIDASDEVTSELQEASGEGNEAADAATSEVEEASQNGTMAADQDVPRQGEASAPVTVSATPSTASYAYRSLIVPQRFISRLAGPEDRHLEDLRRSYGVQIVRNKRTLHVKGHRDAVLQCHHSMRAKIAEWRRGEAAEAH; via the exons ATGTTCAGCAAATTCTTCAAACAGGACATCCGACGTGTCGTTCACGGCACTTGCCTCGTGGCGGGCGGCACCGGCGCCGGGGCGAGCCCCGCCAAGGTGACGCTCAGCCTCCAGCTTCGGGGAGGGTGCTGGCGAACCAGCTCGCGGAAGGTGGCCGTCTTCACCTTCCAGGAGGCGTCCGGCCACGCCTCTTCTCATGCCCTgctggacctggagtacctcttcaggtgcagcAGCAAGCCAGGTGCCAGCGACATGCAGGTCAAAATCTGCGTGGCGCTGCGCTGCGGCGGGAAACGCGTGGCCCGCGCTGACCTGGAAGAATTTCTCGGCCAGCTGACGCGGGGTGGCCGCCTGGACTCTTTCTTCCTGTACATACACGAGGAAAAAGTCGCCCTCCTGCAGGCCAATCAGCCAGTCCCGTACCCAGCTACGGAATGGCTTTTTGAGGGAGCGCCACGAGGCACACACACGCAGGTTAAGGCTGAGGCTCAGGAAGAAAACGATGATATAGACGAATTGGAGGACAAACACGAAGAATGGAAGGCTGACCTCAAATTGGTATTCTTccctgaagatgaagatgatatgGACGAATTGGAGGACAAACACGAAGAATGGAAGGGTGACCTCAAAGAGGTATTCTCccctgaagatgaagatgaaattgACGAATTGGAGGACAAACACGAAGACTGGAAGGCTTGCCTCGAAGAGGTATTCACcgctgaagatgaagatgaaattgAGGAAATGAAAGACTGCAGTGACGACAACTACCAGGAATGGAAGGCTTATCTGGAAACGGTGTTCTCcgttgaagatgatgatgatgaagttgcagacgaggcgacctccgagttgcaggaagcctcAG GTGAAGTGATTGATGCgtcagacgaggtgacctccgagttgcaggaagcctcAGGTGAAGTGATTGATGCgtcagacgaggtgacctccgagttgcaggaagcctcAG GTGAAGGAAATGATGCgtcagacgaggtgacctccgagttgcaggaagcctcAGGTGAAGGAAATGATGCgtcagacgaggtgacctccgagttgcaggaagcctcAG GTGAAGTGATTGATGCgtcagacgaggtgacctccgagttgcaggaagcctcaggtgaaggaaatgaagcagCAGACGCGGCGACGtccgaggtggaggaagcctCTCAAAACGGTACAATGGCCGCAGACCAGGATGTCCCCCGTCAAGGCGAGGCCTCTGCACCAGTGACCGTCTCTGCCACGCCCTCCACTGCTTCGTACGCTTACCGCAGCCTGATTGTGCCTCAAAGATTCATCAGCCGCCTTGCAGGCCCCGAGGACCGCCACCTCGAGGATCTGCGGCGGAGCTATGGGGTCCAAATCGTGCGGAATAAGCGAACCCTGCATGTGAAGGGTCACAGAGACGCAGTGCTGCAGTGCCACCACTCCATGCGCGCCAAGATCGCTGAGTGGCGGAGGGGCGAGGCCGCTGAGGCTCACTAA
- the LOC126980911 gene encoding uncharacterized protein LOC126980911 isoform X18 has translation MFSKFFKQDIRRVVHGTCLVAGGTGAGASPAKVTLSLQLRGGCWRTSSRKVAVFTFQEASGHASSHALLDLEYLFRCSSKPGASDMQVKICVALRCGGKRVARADLEEFLGQLTRGGRLDSFFLYIHEEKVALLQANQPVPYPATEWLFEGAPRGTHTQVKAEAQEENDDIDELEDKHEEWKADLKLVFFPEDEDDMDELEDKHEEWKGDLKEVFSPEDEDEIDELEDKHEDWKACLEEVFTAEDEDEIEEMKDCSDDNYQEWKAYLETVFSVEDDDDEVADEATSELQEASGEGNDASDEATSELQEASGEGNDASDEVTSELQEASGEGNDASDEVTSELQEASGEGNDASDEVTSELQEASGEVIDASDEVTSELQEASGEGNEAADAATSEVEEASQNGTMAADQDVPRQGEASAPVTVSATPSTASYAYRSLIVPQRFISRLAGPEDRHLEDLRRSYGVQIVRNKRTLHVKGHRDAVLQCHHSMRAKIAEWRRGEAAEAH, from the exons ATGTTCAGCAAATTCTTCAAACAGGACATCCGACGTGTCGTTCACGGCACTTGCCTCGTGGCGGGCGGCACCGGCGCCGGGGCGAGCCCCGCCAAGGTGACGCTCAGCCTCCAGCTTCGGGGAGGGTGCTGGCGAACCAGCTCGCGGAAGGTGGCCGTCTTCACCTTCCAGGAGGCGTCCGGCCACGCCTCTTCTCATGCCCTgctggacctggagtacctcttcaggtgcagcAGCAAGCCAGGTGCCAGCGACATGCAGGTCAAAATCTGCGTGGCGCTGCGCTGCGGCGGGAAACGCGTGGCCCGCGCTGACCTGGAAGAATTTCTCGGCCAGCTGACGCGGGGTGGCCGCCTGGACTCTTTCTTCCTGTACATACACGAGGAAAAAGTCGCCCTCCTGCAGGCCAATCAGCCAGTCCCGTACCCAGCTACGGAATGGCTTTTTGAGGGAGCGCCACGAGGCACACACACGCAGGTTAAGGCTGAGGCTCAGGAAGAAAACGATGATATAGACGAATTGGAGGACAAACACGAAGAATGGAAGGCTGACCTCAAATTGGTATTCTTccctgaagatgaagatgatatgGACGAATTGGAGGACAAACACGAAGAATGGAAGGGTGACCTCAAAGAGGTATTCTCccctgaagatgaagatgaaattgACGAATTGGAGGACAAACACGAAGACTGGAAGGCTTGCCTCGAAGAGGTATTCACcgctgaagatgaagatgaaattgAGGAAATGAAAGACTGCAGTGACGACAACTACCAGGAATGGAAGGCTTATCTGGAAACGGTGTTCTCcgttgaagatgatgatgatgaagttgcagacgaggcgacctccgagttgcaggaagcctcAGGTGAAGGAAATGATGCGTcagacgaggcgacctccgagttgcaggaagcctcAGGTGAAGGAAATGATGCgtcagacgaggtgacctccgagttgcaggaagcctcAG GTGAAGGAAATGATGCgtcagacgaggtgacctccgagttgcaggaagcctcAGGTGAAGGAAATGATGCgtcagacgaggtgacctccgagttgcaggaagcctcAG GTGAAGTGATTGATGCgtcagacgaggtgacctccgagttgcaggaagcctcaggtgaaggaaatgaagcagCAGACGCGGCGACGtccgaggtggaggaagcctCTCAAAACGGTACAATGGCCGCAGACCAGGATGTCCCCCGTCAAGGCGAGGCCTCTGCACCAGTGACCGTCTCTGCCACGCCCTCCACTGCTTCGTACGCTTACCGCAGCCTGATTGTGCCTCAAAGATTCATCAGCCGCCTTGCAGGCCCCGAGGACCGCCACCTCGAGGATCTGCGGCGGAGCTATGGGGTCCAAATCGTGCGGAATAAGCGAACCCTGCATGTGAAGGGTCACAGAGACGCAGTGCTGCAGTGCCACCACTCCATGCGCGCCAAGATCGCTGAGTGGCGGAGGGGCGAGGCCGCTGAGGCTCACTAA
- the LOC126980911 gene encoding uncharacterized protein LOC126980911 isoform X11 produces MFSKFFKQDIRRVVHGTCLVAGGTGAGASPAKVTLSLQLRGGCWRTSSRKVAVFTFQEASGHASSHALLDLEYLFRCSSKPGASDMQVKICVALRCGGKRVARADLEEFLGQLTRGGRLDSFFLYIHEEKVALLQANQPVPYPATEWLFEGAPRGTHTQVKAEAQEENDDIDELEDKHEEWKADLKLVFFPEDEDDMDELEDKHEEWKGDLKEVFSPEDEDEIDELEDKHEDWKACLEEVFTAEDEDEIEEMKDCSDDNYQEWKAYLETVFSVEDDDDEVADEATSELQEASGEGNDASDEATSELQEASGEVIDASDEVTSELQEASGEVIDASDEVTSELQEASGEGNDASDEVTSELQEASGEGNDASDEVTSELQEASGEVIDASDEVTSELQEASGEGNEAADAATSEVEEASQNGTMAADQDVPRQGEASAPVTVSATPSTASYAYRSLIVPQRFISRLAGPEDRHLEDLRRSYGVQIVRNKRTLHVKGHRDAVLQCHHSMRAKIAEWRRGEAAEAH; encoded by the exons ATGTTCAGCAAATTCTTCAAACAGGACATCCGACGTGTCGTTCACGGCACTTGCCTCGTGGCGGGCGGCACCGGCGCCGGGGCGAGCCCCGCCAAGGTGACGCTCAGCCTCCAGCTTCGGGGAGGGTGCTGGCGAACCAGCTCGCGGAAGGTGGCCGTCTTCACCTTCCAGGAGGCGTCCGGCCACGCCTCTTCTCATGCCCTgctggacctggagtacctcttcaggtgcagcAGCAAGCCAGGTGCCAGCGACATGCAGGTCAAAATCTGCGTGGCGCTGCGCTGCGGCGGGAAACGCGTGGCCCGCGCTGACCTGGAAGAATTTCTCGGCCAGCTGACGCGGGGTGGCCGCCTGGACTCTTTCTTCCTGTACATACACGAGGAAAAAGTCGCCCTCCTGCAGGCCAATCAGCCAGTCCCGTACCCAGCTACGGAATGGCTTTTTGAGGGAGCGCCACGAGGCACACACACGCAGGTTAAGGCTGAGGCTCAGGAAGAAAACGATGATATAGACGAATTGGAGGACAAACACGAAGAATGGAAGGCTGACCTCAAATTGGTATTCTTccctgaagatgaagatgatatgGACGAATTGGAGGACAAACACGAAGAATGGAAGGGTGACCTCAAAGAGGTATTCTCccctgaagatgaagatgaaattgACGAATTGGAGGACAAACACGAAGACTGGAAGGCTTGCCTCGAAGAGGTATTCACcgctgaagatgaagatgaaattgAGGAAATGAAAGACTGCAGTGACGACAACTACCAGGAATGGAAGGCTTATCTGGAAACGGTGTTCTCcgttgaagatgatgatgatgaagttgcagacgaggcgacctccgagttgcaggaagcctcAGGTGAAGGAAATGATGCGTcagacgaggcgacctccgagttgcaggaagcctcAG GTGAAGTGATTGATGCgtcagacgaggtgacctccgagttgcaggaagcctcAGGTGAAGTGATTGATGCgtcagacgaggtgacctccgagttgcaggaagcctcAG GTGAAGGAAATGATGCgtcagacgaggtgacctccgagttgcaggaagcctcAGGTGAAGGAAATGATGCgtcagacgaggtgacctccgagttgcaggaagcctcAG GTGAAGTGATTGATGCgtcagacgaggtgacctccgagttgcaggaagcctcaggtgaaggaaatgaagcagCAGACGCGGCGACGtccgaggtggaggaagcctCTCAAAACGGTACAATGGCCGCAGACCAGGATGTCCCCCGTCAAGGCGAGGCCTCTGCACCAGTGACCGTCTCTGCCACGCCCTCCACTGCTTCGTACGCTTACCGCAGCCTGATTGTGCCTCAAAGATTCATCAGCCGCCTTGCAGGCCCCGAGGACCGCCACCTCGAGGATCTGCGGCGGAGCTATGGGGTCCAAATCGTGCGGAATAAGCGAACCCTGCATGTGAAGGGTCACAGAGACGCAGTGCTGCAGTGCCACCACTCCATGCGCGCCAAGATCGCTGAGTGGCGGAGGGGCGAGGCCGCTGAGGCTCACTAA
- the LOC126980911 gene encoding uncharacterized protein LOC126980911 isoform X47: MFSKFFKQDIRRVVHGTCLVAGGTGAGASPAKVTLSLQLRGGCWRTSSRKVAVFTFQEASGHASSHALLDLEYLFRCSSKPGASDMQVKICVALRCGGKRVARADLEEFLGQLTRGGRLDSFFLYIHEEKVALLQANQPVPYPATEWLFEGAPRGTHTQVKAEAQEENDDIDELEDKHEEWKADLKLVFFPEDEDDMDELEDKHEEWKGDLKEVFSPEDEDEIDELEDKHEDWKACLEEVFTAEDEDEIEEMKDCSDDNYQEWKAYLETVFSVEDDDDEVADEATSELQEASGEGNDASDEATSELQEASGEGNDVSDEVTSELQEASGEGNEAADAATSEVEEASQNGTMAADQDVPRQGEASAPVTVSATPSTASYAYRSLIVPQRFISRLAGPEDRHLEDLRRSYGVQIVRNKRTLHVKGHRDAVLQCHHSMRAKIAEWRRGEAAEAH, from the exons ATGTTCAGCAAATTCTTCAAACAGGACATCCGACGTGTCGTTCACGGCACTTGCCTCGTGGCGGGCGGCACCGGCGCCGGGGCGAGCCCCGCCAAGGTGACGCTCAGCCTCCAGCTTCGGGGAGGGTGCTGGCGAACCAGCTCGCGGAAGGTGGCCGTCTTCACCTTCCAGGAGGCGTCCGGCCACGCCTCTTCTCATGCCCTgctggacctggagtacctcttcaggtgcagcAGCAAGCCAGGTGCCAGCGACATGCAGGTCAAAATCTGCGTGGCGCTGCGCTGCGGCGGGAAACGCGTGGCCCGCGCTGACCTGGAAGAATTTCTCGGCCAGCTGACGCGGGGTGGCCGCCTGGACTCTTTCTTCCTGTACATACACGAGGAAAAAGTCGCCCTCCTGCAGGCCAATCAGCCAGTCCCGTACCCAGCTACGGAATGGCTTTTTGAGGGAGCGCCACGAGGCACACACACGCAGGTTAAGGCTGAGGCTCAGGAAGAAAACGATGATATAGACGAATTGGAGGACAAACACGAAGAATGGAAGGCTGACCTCAAATTGGTATTCTTccctgaagatgaagatgatatgGACGAATTGGAGGACAAACACGAAGAATGGAAGGGTGACCTCAAAGAGGTATTCTCccctgaagatgaagatgaaattgACGAATTGGAGGACAAACACGAAGACTGGAAGGCTTGCCTCGAAGAGGTATTCACcgctgaagatgaagatgaaattgAGGAAATGAAAGACTGCAGTGACGACAACTACCAGGAATGGAAGGCTTATCTGGAAACGGTGTTCTCcgttgaagatgatgatgatgaagttgcagacgaggcgacctccgagttgcaggaagcctcAGGTGAAGGAAATGATGCGTcagacgaggcgacctccgagttgcaggaagcctcAG GTGAAGGAAATGATGTgtcagacgaggtgacctccgagttgcaggaagcctcAG gtgaaggaaatgaagcagCAGACGCGGCGACGtccgaggtggaggaagcctCTCAAAACGGTACAATGGCCGCAGACCAGGATGTCCCCCGTCAAGGCGAGGCCTCTGCACCAGTGACCGTCTCTGCCACGCCCTCCACTGCTTCGTACGCTTACCGCAGCCTGATTGTGCCTCAAAGATTCATCAGCCGCCTTGCAGGCCCCGAGGACCGCCACCTCGAGGATCTGCGGCGGAGCTATGGGGTCCAAATCGTGCGGAATAAGCGAACCCTGCATGTGAAGGGTCACAGAGACGCAGTGCTGCAGTGCCACCACTCCATGCGCGCCAAGATCGCTGAGTGGCGGAGGGGCGAGGCCGCTGAGGCTCACTAA
- the LOC126980911 gene encoding uncharacterized protein LOC126980911 isoform X31: MFSKFFKQDIRRVVHGTCLVAGGTGAGASPAKVTLSLQLRGGCWRTSSRKVAVFTFQEASGHASSHALLDLEYLFRCSSKPGASDMQVKICVALRCGGKRVARADLEEFLGQLTRGGRLDSFFLYIHEEKVALLQANQPVPYPATEWLFEGAPRGTHTQVKAEAQEENDDIDELEDKHEEWKADLKLVFFPEDEDDMDELEDKHEEWKGDLKEVFSPEDEDEIDELEDKHEDWKACLEEVFTAEDEDEIEEMKDCSDDNYQEWKAYLETVFSVEDDDDEVADEATSELQEASGEGNDASDEATSELQEASGEGNDASDEVTSELQEASGEGNDASDEVTSELQEASGEVIDASDEVTSELQEASGEGNEAADAATSEVEEASQNGTMAADQDVPRQGEASAPVTVSATPSTASYAYRSLIVPQRFISRLAGPEDRHLEDLRRSYGVQIVRNKRTLHVKGHRDAVLQCHHSMRAKIAEWRRGEAAEAH, translated from the exons ATGTTCAGCAAATTCTTCAAACAGGACATCCGACGTGTCGTTCACGGCACTTGCCTCGTGGCGGGCGGCACCGGCGCCGGGGCGAGCCCCGCCAAGGTGACGCTCAGCCTCCAGCTTCGGGGAGGGTGCTGGCGAACCAGCTCGCGGAAGGTGGCCGTCTTCACCTTCCAGGAGGCGTCCGGCCACGCCTCTTCTCATGCCCTgctggacctggagtacctcttcaggtgcagcAGCAAGCCAGGTGCCAGCGACATGCAGGTCAAAATCTGCGTGGCGCTGCGCTGCGGCGGGAAACGCGTGGCCCGCGCTGACCTGGAAGAATTTCTCGGCCAGCTGACGCGGGGTGGCCGCCTGGACTCTTTCTTCCTGTACATACACGAGGAAAAAGTCGCCCTCCTGCAGGCCAATCAGCCAGTCCCGTACCCAGCTACGGAATGGCTTTTTGAGGGAGCGCCACGAGGCACACACACGCAGGTTAAGGCTGAGGCTCAGGAAGAAAACGATGATATAGACGAATTGGAGGACAAACACGAAGAATGGAAGGCTGACCTCAAATTGGTATTCTTccctgaagatgaagatgatatgGACGAATTGGAGGACAAACACGAAGAATGGAAGGGTGACCTCAAAGAGGTATTCTCccctgaagatgaagatgaaattgACGAATTGGAGGACAAACACGAAGACTGGAAGGCTTGCCTCGAAGAGGTATTCACcgctgaagatgaagatgaaattgAGGAAATGAAAGACTGCAGTGACGACAACTACCAGGAATGGAAGGCTTATCTGGAAACGGTGTTCTCcgttgaagatgatgatgatgaagttgcagacgaggcgacctccgagttgcaggaagcctcAGGTGAAGGAAATGATGCGTcagacgaggcgacctccgagttgcaggaagcctcAGGTGAAGGAAATGATGCgtcagacgaggtgacctccgagttgcaggaagcctcAG GTGAAGGAAATGATGCgtcagacgaggtgacctccgagttgcaggaagcctcAG GTGAAGTGATTGATGCgtcagacgaggtgacctccgagttgcaggaagcctcaggtgaaggaaatgaagcagCAGACGCGGCGACGtccgaggtggaggaagcctCTCAAAACGGTACAATGGCCGCAGACCAGGATGTCCCCCGTCAAGGCGAGGCCTCTGCACCAGTGACCGTCTCTGCCACGCCCTCCACTGCTTCGTACGCTTACCGCAGCCTGATTGTGCCTCAAAGATTCATCAGCCGCCTTGCAGGCCCCGAGGACCGCCACCTCGAGGATCTGCGGCGGAGCTATGGGGTCCAAATCGTGCGGAATAAGCGAACCCTGCATGTGAAGGGTCACAGAGACGCAGTGCTGCAGTGCCACCACTCCATGCGCGCCAAGATCGCTGAGTGGCGGAGGGGCGAGGCCGCTGAGGCTCACTAA
- the LOC126980911 gene encoding uncharacterized protein LOC126980911 isoform X43, whose amino-acid sequence MFSKFFKQDIRRVVHGTCLVAGGTGAGASPAKVTLSLQLRGGCWRTSSRKVAVFTFQEASGHASSHALLDLEYLFRCSSKPGASDMQVKICVALRCGGKRVARADLEEFLGQLTRGGRLDSFFLYIHEEKVALLQANQPVPYPATEWLFEGAPRGTHTQVKAEAQEENDDIDELEDKHEEWKADLKLVFFPEDEDDMDELEDKHEEWKGDLKEVFSPEDEDEIDELEDKHEDWKACLEEVFTAEDEDEIEEMKDCSDDNYQEWKAYLETVFSVEDDDDEVADEATSELQEASGEGNDASDEATSELQEASGEGNDASDEVTSELQEASGEGNEAADAATSEVEEASQNGTMAADQDVPRQGEASAPVTVSATPSTASYAYRSLIVPQRFISRLAGPEDRHLEDLRRSYGVQIVRNKRTLHVKGHRDAVLQCHHSMRAKIAEWRRGEAAEAH is encoded by the exons ATGTTCAGCAAATTCTTCAAACAGGACATCCGACGTGTCGTTCACGGCACTTGCCTCGTGGCGGGCGGCACCGGCGCCGGGGCGAGCCCCGCCAAGGTGACGCTCAGCCTCCAGCTTCGGGGAGGGTGCTGGCGAACCAGCTCGCGGAAGGTGGCCGTCTTCACCTTCCAGGAGGCGTCCGGCCACGCCTCTTCTCATGCCCTgctggacctggagtacctcttcaggtgcagcAGCAAGCCAGGTGCCAGCGACATGCAGGTCAAAATCTGCGTGGCGCTGCGCTGCGGCGGGAAACGCGTGGCCCGCGCTGACCTGGAAGAATTTCTCGGCCAGCTGACGCGGGGTGGCCGCCTGGACTCTTTCTTCCTGTACATACACGAGGAAAAAGTCGCCCTCCTGCAGGCCAATCAGCCAGTCCCGTACCCAGCTACGGAATGGCTTTTTGAGGGAGCGCCACGAGGCACACACACGCAGGTTAAGGCTGAGGCTCAGGAAGAAAACGATGATATAGACGAATTGGAGGACAAACACGAAGAATGGAAGGCTGACCTCAAATTGGTATTCTTccctgaagatgaagatgatatgGACGAATTGGAGGACAAACACGAAGAATGGAAGGGTGACCTCAAAGAGGTATTCTCccctgaagatgaagatgaaattgACGAATTGGAGGACAAACACGAAGACTGGAAGGCTTGCCTCGAAGAGGTATTCACcgctgaagatgaagatgaaattgAGGAAATGAAAGACTGCAGTGACGACAACTACCAGGAATGGAAGGCTTATCTGGAAACGGTGTTCTCcgttgaagatgatgatgatgaagttgcagacgaggcgacctccgagttgcaggaagcctcAGGTGAAGGAAATGATGCGTcagacgaggcgacctccgagttgcaggaagcctcAGGTGAAGGAAATGATGCgtcagacgaggtgacctccgagttgcaggaagcctcAG gtgaaggaaatgaagcagCAGACGCGGCGACGtccgaggtggaggaagcctCTCAAAACGGTACAATGGCCGCAGACCAGGATGTCCCCCGTCAAGGCGAGGCCTCTGCACCAGTGACCGTCTCTGCCACGCCCTCCACTGCTTCGTACGCTTACCGCAGCCTGATTGTGCCTCAAAGATTCATCAGCCGCCTTGCAGGCCCCGAGGACCGCCACCTCGAGGATCTGCGGCGGAGCTATGGGGTCCAAATCGTGCGGAATAAGCGAACCCTGCATGTGAAGGGTCACAGAGACGCAGTGCTGCAGTGCCACCACTCCATGCGCGCCAAGATCGCTGAGTGGCGGAGGGGCGAGGCCGCTGAGGCTCACTAA
- the LOC126980911 gene encoding uncharacterized protein LOC126980911 isoform X41, whose amino-acid sequence MFSKFFKQDIRRVVHGTCLVAGGTGAGASPAKVTLSLQLRGGCWRTSSRKVAVFTFQEASGHASSHALLDLEYLFRCSSKPGASDMQVKICVALRCGGKRVARADLEEFLGQLTRGGRLDSFFLYIHEEKVALLQANQPVPYPATEWLFEGAPRGTHTQVKAEAQEENDDIDELEDKHEEWKADLKLVFFPEDEDDMDELEDKHEEWKGDLKEVFSPEDEDEIDELEDKHEDWKACLEEVFTAEDEDEIEEMKDCSDDNYQEWKAYLETVFSVEDDDDEVADEATSELQEASGEGNDASDEATSELQEASGEGNDASDEVTSELQEASGEGNDVSDEVTSELQEASGEGNEAADAATSEVEEASQNGTMAADQDVPRQGEASAPVTVSATPSTASYAYRSLIVPQRFISRLAGPEDRHLEDLRRSYGVQIVRNKRTLHVKGHRDAVLQCHHSMRAKIAEWRRGEAAEAH is encoded by the exons ATGTTCAGCAAATTCTTCAAACAGGACATCCGACGTGTCGTTCACGGCACTTGCCTCGTGGCGGGCGGCACCGGCGCCGGGGCGAGCCCCGCCAAGGTGACGCTCAGCCTCCAGCTTCGGGGAGGGTGCTGGCGAACCAGCTCGCGGAAGGTGGCCGTCTTCACCTTCCAGGAGGCGTCCGGCCACGCCTCTTCTCATGCCCTgctggacctggagtacctcttcaggtgcagcAGCAAGCCAGGTGCCAGCGACATGCAGGTCAAAATCTGCGTGGCGCTGCGCTGCGGCGGGAAACGCGTGGCCCGCGCTGACCTGGAAGAATTTCTCGGCCAGCTGACGCGGGGTGGCCGCCTGGACTCTTTCTTCCTGTACATACACGAGGAAAAAGTCGCCCTCCTGCAGGCCAATCAGCCAGTCCCGTACCCAGCTACGGAATGGCTTTTTGAGGGAGCGCCACGAGGCACACACACGCAGGTTAAGGCTGAGGCTCAGGAAGAAAACGATGATATAGACGAATTGGAGGACAAACACGAAGAATGGAAGGCTGACCTCAAATTGGTATTCTTccctgaagatgaagatgatatgGACGAATTGGAGGACAAACACGAAGAATGGAAGGGTGACCTCAAAGAGGTATTCTCccctgaagatgaagatgaaattgACGAATTGGAGGACAAACACGAAGACTGGAAGGCTTGCCTCGAAGAGGTATTCACcgctgaagatgaagatgaaattgAGGAAATGAAAGACTGCAGTGACGACAACTACCAGGAATGGAAGGCTTATCTGGAAACGGTGTTCTCcgttgaagatgatgatgatgaagttgcagacgaggcgacctccgagttgcaggaagcctcAGGTGAAGGAAATGATGCGTcagacgaggcgacctccgagttgcaggaagcctcAGGTGAAGGAAATGATGCgtcagacgaggtgacctccgagttgcaggaagcctcAG GTGAAGGAAATGATGTgtcagacgaggtgacctccgagttgcaggaagcctcAG gtgaaggaaatgaagcagCAGACGCGGCGACGtccgaggtggaggaagcctCTCAAAACGGTACAATGGCCGCAGACCAGGATGTCCCCCGTCAAGGCGAGGCCTCTGCACCAGTGACCGTCTCTGCCACGCCCTCCACTGCTTCGTACGCTTACCGCAGCCTGATTGTGCCTCAAAGATTCATCAGCCGCCTTGCAGGCCCCGAGGACCGCCACCTCGAGGATCTGCGGCGGAGCTATGGGGTCCAAATCGTGCGGAATAAGCGAACCCTGCATGTGAAGGGTCACAGAGACGCAGTGCTGCAGTGCCACCACTCCATGCGCGCCAAGATCGCTGAGTGGCGGAGGGGCGAGGCCGCTGAGGCTCACTAA